From a region of the Corythoichthys intestinalis isolate RoL2023-P3 chromosome 7, ASM3026506v1, whole genome shotgun sequence genome:
- the LOC130918830 gene encoding angiopoietin-related protein 4-like translates to MKTLQIVILAPVLLVNVATGFSVNRGEKFASWDDVNVVGHGLLQLGQGLKEHVDKTKAQMRDVHGRLKAFNDTIAALERKQREQEEALKARREEEERMDGEVEGVMKQSDDIHSHMNMLQEKVDEVLKETPHVNSRDNSTMSFIQRVMSVQNRRIDQLTDKIRQQQDKLDKQSLYLQMLQNKVAQKAVKFHSRRDEETTLMGDATPSDAKTGLAQDCHDLFVRGQRESGIYTIQAQNSQAFNVFCDMTSEGGWTVIQKRLDGSQNFNQLWESYKKGFGNLNGEFWLGLENIHTISEQGQYLLQVEVTDLAGETQSTRYRVQLDEEEKKYALHLEQDPLSALKGESFLTGASGLPFSTADRDNDLNVDVNCSELHSGGWWFSSCGTSNLNGKFPKRSSPLKWQPRKMFWTDTKGHKHTLRTTLMKIAPISINQQ, encoded by the exons ATGAAGACGCTCCAGATCGTCATTCTCGCCCCCGTGCTGCTCGTGAACGTGGCGACAGGATTCTCTGTGAACAGGGGGGAGAAATTCGCCTCATGGGATGATGTCAACGTTGTGGGCCATGGCCTGCTGCAGCTGGGTCAGGGCCTCAAAGAGCACGTCGACAAGACCAAAGCCCAAATGAGAGATGTCCACGGCCGCCTGAAAGCCTTCAACGACACAATCGCCGCACTGGAGAGAAAGCAGCGCGAGCAAGAAGAAGCCCTGAAGGCCAGACGGGAGGAGGAGGAAAGGATGGATGGGGAAGTGGAAGGGGTCATGAAGCAGTCCGATGACATCCACTCCCACATGAACATGCTCCAGGAGAAAGTGGATGAAGTGCTCAAAGAGACACCTCACGTAAACTCCAGGGACAACTCAACAATGTCATTCATCCAG AGAGTCATGTCAGTGCAGAATAGACGCATTGACCAGCTGACAGACAAGATCAGGCAGCAACAAGACAAACTTGACAAGCAGAGTTTATACTTGCAGATGCTGCAGAACAAG GTTGCACAGAAGGCAGTGAAATTCCACAGTCGCAGGGATGAGGAGACTACACTGATGGGTGACGCGACGCCCAGTGATGCCAAAACAG GTTTGGCTCAAGACTGCCATGATCTGTTTGTCAGAGGACAACGGGAAAGCGGCATCTACACAATCCAAGCACAGAACTCGCAGGCATTCAACGTTTTCTGTGACATGACCTCAG AAGGTGGATGGACTGTCATCCAGAAAAGACTTGATGGGTCCCAAAACTTTAATCAGCTTTGGGAGAGCTACAAAAAAGGCTTTGGCAATCTGAATG GTGAATTTTGGTTGGGCTTGGAGAACATTCACACCATTTCCGAACAAGGCCAGTACCTGCTTCAGGTGGAAGTCACAGATTTGGCAGGAGAAACTCAATCGACTCGCTATCGTGTCCAACTTGATGAAGAGGAGAAAAAGTACGCTCTCCACCTCGAGCAGGACCCTCTGTCCGCTCTGAAAGGGGAGAGCTTTCTGACGGGAGCCTCGGGCCTTCCCTTCTCCACTGCCGACCGCGACAATGATCTCAACGTGGACGTCAACTGTTCTGAGCTTCACTCAG GAGGTTGGTGGTTCAGCAGCTGCGGCACCTCAAATCTCAATGGAAAATTCCCCAAACGGTCGAGCCCGCTCAAGTGGCAACCCAGGAAGATGTTTTGGACCGACACAAAAGGACACAAACACACTTTGAGGACAACACTTATGAAgattgcccccatttcaataaaCCAACAGTAG